A genome region from Maylandia zebra isolate NMK-2024a linkage group LG6, Mzebra_GT3a, whole genome shotgun sequence includes the following:
- the myh11a gene encoding myosin-11a isoform X1: MSTKAPTEDEKFLFVDKDFLNSPMAQADWAAKKLVWVPSEKHGFEAASIKEEHGDEVLVELADNAKKITVNKDDIQKMNPPKFSKVEDMAELTCLNEASVLHNLRERYFSGLIYTYSGLFCVVVNPYKMLPIYSEKIIEMYKGKKRHELPPHIYSISDNAYRNMMQDREDQSILCTGESGAGKTENTKKVIQYLAVVASSHKGKKDSSAQHAGSQLAYGELEKQLLQANPILEAFGNAKTIKNDNSSRFGKFIRINFDVTGYIVGANIETYLLEKSRCIRQAKTERAFHIFYYMIAGAKDKLREELLLEPFSNYRFLSAGHVQLPGQQDDEMYEETMEAMNIMGITEEDRIDILKVCSTVMQLGNIEFKKERNQEQATMPDNTAAQKVCHLQGINVTDFTRAILTPRIKVGREVVQKAQTKEQADFAIEALAKAVFERLFRWILGRVNKALDKTKRQGASFLGILDIAGFEIFEDNSFEQLCINYTNEKLQQLFNHTMFILEQEEYQREGIEWNFIDFGLDLQPCIELIERPNNPPGILALLDEECWFPKATDISFVEKLLNTQGNHMKFAKPKQLKDKTEFSILHYAGKVDYNATAWLTKNMDPLNDNVTALLSNSSNQFVQDLWKDADRVVGLDTLAKMSDTSGPSASKTKKGMFRTVGQLYKESLAKLMTTLHNTQPNFVRCIIPNHEKRAGKLDANLVLEQLRCNGVLEGIRICRQGFPNRIVFQEFRQRYEILAANAIPKGFMDGKQACCLMIKHLDLDPNLYRIGQSKIFFRTGVLAQLEEERDLKITVIIIAFQAQARGFLARKAFAKRQQQLTAMKVIQRNCAAYLKLRNWQWWRLFTKVKPLLQVTRQEEEMGLKEEELQKAKEVATKFESELKEITLKHTQIVEERNALQEQLQAETELYAEAEEMRVRLAAKKQELEEILHEMEARLDEEEERSQGLLVEKKKMQQQMQELEEHLEEEEDARQKLQLEKVTCEGKIKKLEDDILVMEDQNNKLLKERKLLEERVADFSANLAEEEEKSKNLTKLKNKHESMISELEVRLKKEEKTRQELDKAKRKLEAESNDLQEQIADLQAQIADLKAQLAKKEEELQNALARLEDESAQKNNALKKIRELEGHISDLQEDLDSERAARNKAEKIKRDLGEELEALKSELEDTLDTTATQQELRAKREHEVTQLKRAIEEENRTHEAQIHEMRQKHTQAVEELSEQLEQSKRVKSNLEKAKQALEKETSELTMEVRSLTQAKQDGENKRKKLEGQVTDLQSRFNDSEKQKAELTERCSKITIELESVTNLLNEAEGKNIKLSKDVASLTSQLQDSQELLAEETRQKLQFSTKLRQAEDDKNSLQEQLEEEMEAKRNVERHVSTLNIQLSDAKKKMDEMSGNIELLEEGKKRLQRDLEAANTQYEEKASAYDKLEKTKNRLQQELEDTLMDLDNQRQNVSNLEKKQKKFDQMLAEEKSVSSKYADERDRAEAEAREKETKALSLARALEEAQDSREELERANKALKAEMEDLISSKDDVGKNVHELEKSKRGLEAQVEEMKTQLEELEDELQAAEDAKLRLEVNMQALKAQFERDLQGRDEMGEEKKRQLIKQVRELETELEDERKQRATAAAAKKKLEIDMKDLEGQIETANKGRDEAIKQLRKLQAQMKDYQRELEDARAAREEVLTTAKESERKAKSLEAELMQLQEELAAAERGRKQAEAERDELSDELASNTSGKSALSDEKRRLEAKIAQLEEELEEEQSNMEIINDRLRKSTQQVDQLNNELQTERTTSQKNESARQQLDRQNKELKAKLQEMENQVKSKFKSSISALEAKVAQLEEQLEQENRDKQTTAKNMRQKDKKLKDLMLQVEDERKQAEQYKDQAEKSNTRMKQLKRQLEESEEESQRATAARRKLQRELDEATEANDAMTREIGSLKNKLRRGNEPPFSSTPRRIGGGRRVVEDASEEDTDSQSDFNGTKSAD; this comes from the exons ATCGTGAAGACCAGTCCATTCTCTGCAC TGGAGAGTCTGGTGCTGGGAAGACAGAAAACACCAAGAAAGTCATCCAGTATTTGGCTGTTGTGGCCTCCTCGCACAAAGGCAAGAAAGACAGCAGTGCT CAACATGCAGGATCACAGTTGGCTTAC GGGGAGCTGGAGAAGCAACTCCTGCAGGCCAATCCTATCCTGGAGGCCTTTGGAAATGCTAAGACCATCAAAAATGACAACTCCTCAAGATTT GGAAAATTCATCCGCATCAACTTTGACGTGACCGGCTACATTGTTGGAGCCAACATTGAGACTT ATCTGCTGGAGAAGTCTCGCTGTATCAGACAGGCAAAGACAGAAAGAGCTTTTCACATCTTCTACTACATGATTGCTGGTGCCAAGGACAAACTGCGCG agGAGCTACTTCTGGAGCCCTTCAGTAATTACCGCTTCCTCAGCGCAGGCCACGTCCAGCTCCCTGGCCAGCAAGACGATGAGATGTATGAGGAAACCATGGAGGCCATGAATATCATGGGCATCACAGAAGAGGACAGAATTG ATATCCTGAAGGTGTGCtccacagtgatgcagctgggaAACATTGAATTCAAGAAAGAGAGGAACCAGGAGCAGGCAACCATGCCAGACAACACTG CTGCGCAGAAGGTGTGTCACCTGCAGGGCATCAATGTGACAGACTTTACACGAGCCATCCTCACCCCTCGCATCAAAGTGGGCAGGGAGGTGGTGCAGAAGGCACAGACCAAAGAGCAG GCTGACTTTGCTATAGAAGCGTTGGCCAAAGCTGTCTTTGAGCGACTGTTCCGCTGGATCCTGGGCCGGGTTAACAAAGCCCTGGATAAGACTAAACGCCAAGGAGCCTCCTTCCTGGGAATCCTTGACATTGCCGGTTTTGAGATCTTTGAG GATAACTCCTTTGAGCAGCTGTGCATCAACTACACCAATGAGAAGCTACAGCAGCTTTTCAACCACACCATGTTCATCCTGGAGCAGGAGGAGTACCAGAGAGAAGGCATCGAGTGGAACTTCATTGACTTTGGCCTTGACCTCCAGCCCTGCATCGAGCTCATTGAGAGGCCA AACAACCCTCCAGGCATCCTGGCCCTGCTGGATGAAGAGTGCTGGTTCCCCAAAGCCACAGATATCTCCTTTGTGGAGAAACTTTTAAACACACAGGGCAACCACATGAAATTTGCCAAACCTAAACAGCttaaagacaaaacagagtTCTCCATTCTTCATTATGCTGGGAAG GTAGACTATAACGCCACAGCCTGGCTGACAAAGAACATGGACCCTCTAAATGACAACGTTACAGCACTGCTCTCCAATTCTTCTAACCAGTTTGTCCAAGACCTCTGGAAAGATG cgGACAGAGTCGTCGGCCTTGACACATTAGCTAAGATGTCAGACACCTCCGGCCCGAGCGCCTCAAAGACCAAGAAGGGAATGTTCCGCACAGTGGGGCAGCTCTACAAGGAGTCTTTGGCAAAACTCATGACCACGCTGCACAACACCCAACCCAACTTCGTCAGATGTATCATCCCGAACCATGAGAAGAGG GCAGGGAAGCTGGATGCTAACCTGGTCTTGGAGCAGCTCAGGTGTAACGGTGTGCTGGAAGGAATCAGGATCTGTCGACAAGGCTTCCCCAACCGAATCGTTTTCCAGGAGTTCCGCCAGCG TTATGAGATCTTGGCTGCTAACGCTATTCCCAAAGGTTTCATGGACGGAAAACAAGCCTGCTGCCTCATG ATCAAGCATCTGGACTTGGACCCCAACCTGTACAGAATCGGACAGAGTAAAATCTTCTTCCGCACGGGAGTGCTTGCTCAActagaggaggagagagattTGAAGATCACTGTGATCATCATTGCTTTCCAGGCCCAAGCTAGAGGCTTCCTGGCCAGAAA ggcATTCGCCAAGcgacagcagcagctgacagctaTGAAAGTGATCCAGAGGAACTGTGCTGCCTACCTCAAACTAAGGAACTGGCAGTGGTGGAGGCTTTTCACAAAG GTTAAGCCTCTGTTGCAAGTGACCCGACAGGAAGAGGAGATGGGTCTCAAGGAAGAGGAGCTACAGAAAGCCAAAGAAGTTGCCACAAAGTTTGAGTCAGAGCTAAAAGAAATCACCTTGAAACATACACAG ATTGTGGAGGAGAGAAACGCACTGCAGGAGCAGCTTCAGGCAGAGACAGAGTTGTATGCTGAGGCTGAGGAGATGAGGGTCCGTCTGGCGGCGAAGAAGCAGGAGTTGGAGGAAATCCTCCATGAGATGGAGGCGAGGCTcgatgaagaggaggagcgtTCTCAGGGGCTGTTAgtggaaaagaagaagatgcagcagcagatgcaG GAGTTGGAGGAACAtttggaagaggaggaagacgcTCGTCAAAAACTGCAGCTCGAGAAGGTTACCTGCGAGGGAAAGATCAAAAAGCTGGAGGATGATATTCTGGTAATGGAGGACCAGAACAACAAGCTGCTGAAG GAGCGAAAGTTGCTAGAGGAGAGAGTTGCAGACTTCAGTGCTAACCtggcagaggaagaagaaaaatctaAGAATCTCACTAAGCTCAAAAATAAACACGAATCCATGATCTCTGAATTAGAAG TCCGCTTGAAGAAAGAGGAGAAGACCCGTCAGGAGCTGGATAAAGCTAAGCGCAAACTGGAGGCGGAGTCAAATGACCTACAGGAACAGATCGCTGACCTGCAGGCCCAGATCGCTGACCTCAAAGCTCAGCTtgcaaagaaggaggaggagttaCAGAACGCCTTAGCCAG GTTGGAAGATGAGTCTGCCCAGAAAAACAATGCTCTGAAGAAGATCAGAGAGCTGGAAGGACACATCTCCGACCTGCAGGAGGACCTAGACTCTGAGCGGGCTGCCAGGAACAAGGCCGAGAAGATCAAACGGGACCTTGGGgaggagctggaggccctcaagTCTGAGCTAGAGGACACTCTGGACACCACTGCCACACAGCAGGAACTAAG AGCCAAACGTGAGCATGAAGTGACCCAGCTGAAGAGAGCCATTGAGGAGGAGAACCGGACCCACGAGGCTCAAATACATGAGATGAGACAGAAACACACTCAGGCTGTTGAGGAGCTCAGTGAGCAGCTGGAACAGTCAAAACGA GTCAAGTCAAACCTGGAGAAAGCAAAACAAGCTCTGGAGAAGGAAACGTCAGAGCTAACTATGGAGGTACGCTCACTGACCCAGGCCAAGCAAGATGGGGAGAACAAGAGGAAGAAGCTAGAAGGTCAGGTGACGGATCTTCAGTCCCGCTTCAACGACAGCGAGAAGCAGAAGGCTGAGCTGACAGAGCGCTGCTCCAAGATCACT ATTGAACTGGAGAGTGTGACAAACCTACTGAATGAAGCAGAAGGAAAGAACATCAAACTGAGCAAAGACGTGGCCAGCCTTACCTCCCAACTCCAAGACTCTCAG GAGCTGCTGGCTGAGGAGACACGCCAGAAATTGCAGTTCTCCACAAAGCTGCGACAGGCGGAAGACGACAAGAACAGCCTACAGGAGCAGCTTGAAGAGGAGATGGAGGCAAAGAGGAACGTGGAGAGACACGTGTCCACTCTCAACATCCAG CTATCAGATGcaaagaagaagatggatgaaaTGTCAGGCAACATTGAGCTGCTGGAGGAAGGAAAGAAGCGTCTGCAGAGAGATTTGGAGGCAGCGAACACTCAGTATGAAGAGAAGGCCTCAGCATACGACAAGCTGGAGAAGACCAAAAATCGTCTGCAGCAGGAGCTGGAGGACACGCTGATGGATCTGGACAACCAGAGGCAGAACGTTTCAAACCTGGAGAAGAAACAGAAGAAGTTTGACCAG ATGCTGGCCGAAGAGAAGAGTGTCTCCAGTAAATATGCAGACGAGCGAGACCGTGCTGAAGCTGAGGCCAGAGAGAAGGAGACCAAAGCTCTGTCCCTGGCAAGGGCTCTAGAAGAGGCTCAGGACTCCAGAGAGGAGCTGGAGAGAGCCAACAAGGCCCTAAAAGCAGAGATGGAGGACCTGATCAGCTCCAAGGATGATGTGGGAAAAAAT GTCCATGAGCTGGAGAAGTCCAAACGAGGCCTGGAAGCCCAGGTGGAGGAGATGAAGACGCAGCTGGAGGAGCTAGAGGACGAACTGCAGGCGGCTGAGGATGCCAAGTTGCGTCTGGAGGTCAACATGCAGGCTCTGAAGGCCCAGTTTGAGAGAGACCTCCAGGGAAGAGATGAGAtgggagaggagaagaagaggcagctgatcAAGCAG GTCCGTGAGTTGGAGACGGAGTTGGAGGATGAACGTAAGCAGAgggccacagcagcagcagccaagaaGAAGCTGGAGATAGACATGAAAGATCTGGAGGGACAGATCGAGACAGCCAATAAGGGACGTGATGAGGCTATCAAGCAGCTCCGCAAGCTCCAG GCCCAGATGAAGGACTACCAGAGGGAGCTGGAAGATGCTCGTGCTGCTCGAGAAGAGGTGCTGACCACCGCAAAGGAGAGCGAGAGGAAGGCCAAGAGTCTGGAGGCTGAGCTCATGCAGCTACAGGAG GAACTGGCTGCAGCTGAGAGAGGACGGAAGCAAGCAGAGGCTGAAAGAGACGAACTGTCCGATGAGCTGGCGAGCAACACCTCTGGAAA GTCAGCCTTGTCAGATGAGAAGCGTCGCCTGGAAGCTAAGATCGCCCAGCTagaggaggagctggaggaggagcaaAGCAACATGGAGATCATCAATGACAGGCTGAGGAAGAGCACACAACAG GTGGATCAGCTGAACAATGAGCTGCAGACGGAGCGCACCACCTCCCAGAAGAACGAGAGCGCTCGGCAGCAGTTGGACCGCCAGAACAAGGAGCTGAAGGCCAAGCTCCAGGAGATGGAGAACCAGGTCAAGTCCAAGTTCAAGTCCTCCATCTCTGCCTTGGAGGCTAAAGTGGCACAGCTGgaggagcagctggagcaggagaACAG GGATAAGCAGACAACTGCCAAGAATATGCGCCAGAAAGACAAGAAGCTCAAGGACCTGATGTTGCAGGTGGAAGACGAAAGAAAACAGGCAGAGCAGTACAAAGACCAG GCGGAAAAGTCAAACACTCGCATGAAGCAGCTGAAGCGGCAGCTAGAGGAATCGGAGGAGGAGTCTCAGCGTGCCACAGCAGCCCGCAGGAAGCTGCAGCGGGAGCTGGATGAAGCCACTGAGGCCAACGACGCCATGACCCGCGAGATCGGCTCTCTCAAGAACAAACTCAG GCGTGGAAATGAGCCCCCCTTTAGCAGCACACCTCGGCGCATAGGCGGAGGCCGAAGGGTGGTCGAGGATGCCTCAGAGGAGGACACCGACTCCCAAAGCGACTTCAATGGAACAAAGTCCGCTGACTAa